One Rhinopithecus roxellana isolate Shanxi Qingling chromosome 7, ASM756505v1, whole genome shotgun sequence DNA segment encodes these proteins:
- the TRPC5OS gene encoding putative uncharacterized protein TRPC5OS — translation MDSVSVPVLIDGLVACVAQLIRIADELLQFIIQVQEVPYVEENGRAEETEADAPLPEEPSLPDLPDLSDLDSILTPREDEDLIFDIDQAMLDMDNLYEDTVSGINDDLTSD, via the coding sequence ATGGATTCGGTGTCAGTTCCTGTACTCATTGATGGACTTGTTGCTTGTGTAGCCCAGTTAATAagaatagctgatgagcttttaCAATTCATTATACAAGTACAAGAAGTTCCTTATGTAGAAGAAAATGGTAGAGCAGAAGAGACTGAAGCAGATGCACCTCTTCCTGAGGAGCCTTCACTACCAGATCTCCCTGATCTCTCAGACTTAGACTCAATACTTACACCAAGAGAGGATGAAGACCTAATATTTGATATAGATCAGGCTATGTTAGACATGGATAACTTATATGAAGACACAGTCTCTGGTATAAATGATGACTTAACAAGTGACTAA